A DNA window from Ipomoea triloba cultivar NCNSP0323 chromosome 10, ASM357664v1 contains the following coding sequences:
- the LOC116031402 gene encoding uncharacterized protein LOC116031402, with amino-acid sequence MAFRSQAYLKSMVNSLSGRLSMYGTSTLPNLKSYVPSAAAANNLNLKQSLPRGKKGDLVPVYVALGMIALSTTFALHTAMHQLKRAPNVFVKKSRRETVPELVEPEHVAEESDEFVKKSFFRKLAHIQPTIAHDPLGCVYTRQPPVETLRSVGVEPMP; translated from the exons ATGGCTTTCAGATCACAG GCTTACTTGAAATCTATGGTCAATAGCTTAAGCGGGAGACTATCAATGTATGGAACATCCACACTTCCCAACTTAAAGTCTTACGTCCCTTCTGCTGCGGCTGCAAATAACCTCAATCTCAAACAATCTTTGCCAAG GGGAAAGAAAGGAGATTTGGTGCCGGTTTACGTGGCGCTAGGGATGATTGCACTCTCGACGACTTTCGCTTTGCACACGGCCATGCACCAGCTGAAGCGTGCGCCGAATGTGTTTGTGAAAAAGTCTAGGAGAGAAACGGTGCCGGAGTTGGTGGAGCCGGAGCACGTGGCGGAGGAGTCCGATGAATTCGTCAAGAAATCTTTCTTCCGGAAACTGGCTCACATCCAACCCACCATTGCCCATGACCCTCTCGGTTGTGTTTACACTAG GCAGCCTCCGGTGGAGACGTTGAGATCTGTAGGGGTGGAGCCAATGCCTTGA